A region of Vibrio porteresiae DSM 19223 DNA encodes the following proteins:
- the uxuA gene encoding mannonate dehydratase: MHMTFRWYGEGNDKVTLGHIKQIPGVEGIVWSLHDMPAGELWSEERISKEKALIEAAGFNIDVVESVNVHEDIKLGLPSRDMYIDNYKETLRRLAKAGVKVVCYNFMPVFDWTRTELFHPLPDGSNALFFEKSRIENIDPLELIDTLSHNVDVTMPGWEPERLAKLKQTFKQYENFTAEDLWSNLRYFLEQVIPVCEEVGIKMGIHPDDPAFPIFGLPRIITNKENIGRFLKLVDSPFNGLSLCTGSLGSANNDLPDIIDTFADRIHFIHIRNVKRFENGDFIETSHRACDGSVDTVQVIKTLHKHHFQGYVRPDHGRHIWGEEQWARPGYGLYDRALGIMYILGVWDSLQ; this comes from the coding sequence ATGCATATGACATTTCGCTGGTATGGCGAAGGAAATGACAAAGTCACTCTAGGACACATTAAACAGATCCCAGGAGTTGAGGGCATCGTTTGGTCTCTGCACGATATGCCCGCAGGTGAGTTATGGAGTGAAGAGCGTATCAGCAAAGAAAAAGCGCTTATCGAAGCGGCCGGATTTAACATCGATGTGGTTGAAAGCGTTAACGTGCATGAAGACATCAAGCTGGGTCTACCCAGCCGAGATATGTACATCGATAACTACAAAGAGACGTTGCGTCGCTTAGCCAAAGCTGGGGTTAAGGTCGTCTGCTATAACTTCATGCCAGTCTTTGACTGGACACGCACCGAGTTGTTTCACCCATTACCAGATGGTTCCAATGCGCTGTTTTTTGAAAAAAGCCGTATTGAGAATATCGACCCGTTAGAGCTGATTGATACGTTATCACATAATGTCGATGTCACTATGCCGGGCTGGGAACCAGAGCGTTTAGCCAAGCTCAAACAGACCTTTAAGCAATACGAAAACTTTACTGCGGAAGATCTGTGGTCCAACCTTCGCTACTTCCTTGAACAAGTGATTCCGGTGTGTGAAGAGGTGGGGATCAAAATGGGCATTCACCCTGACGATCCGGCTTTCCCGATCTTTGGTTTGCCGCGCATCATCACAAATAAAGAAAACATCGGCCGCTTTTTAAAACTGGTCGACAGTCCATTTAACGGCTTAAGCCTTTGTACTGGATCATTAGGCTCAGCCAATAACGATCTGCCTGACATCATCGATACCTTTGCTGATCGAATTCACTTTATCCACATTCGTAATGTGAAACGATTTGAAAATGGCGACTTTATCGAAACCTCACATCGCGCCTGCGATGGCTCAGTCGATACCGTGCAAGTGATCAAAACACTGCATAAACATCACTTTCAAGGCTATGTTCGTCCAGACCACGGCCGGCATATTTGGGGAGAAGAGCAATGGGCAAGGCCAGGTTATGGTCTCTATGATAGAGCCTTAGGCATCATGTATATCTTAGGGGTATGGGACAGCCTACAGTAA
- the phaC gene encoding class I poly(R)-hydroxyalkanoic acid synthase: protein MYQNFFSDYLVKLQEANVHWWRNFEANKEVLSSPVNKALRDVNFDDTTKLLEQAANQPQAMLKLQTQWWEKQLDIWQNVFLNPTQKGMVEAEKGDKRFSDEAWNADVVSSFIKQSYLLFSKTYLDTIESIDGLDDKTKERLMFFSRQTINALSPSNFIATNPELRKLTIEQNGANLLAGLEQLKEDVESSAEILKIRMTNKKAFRVGEDIATTAGDVVFRNELFELIQYKPLTEKVNATPLLIVPPYINKFYILDLRAKNSMVKWLLEQGHSVFMMSWRNPGYAQRNVEFGDYITEGVVKAISAIEDITGQEEINAAGYCIGGTVLACTVAYFAAKRMKKRIKSATFFTTLLDFAQPGDIGVYINDPIISAVEIQNNMRGYMDGRMMNVTFSLLRENSLYWNYYVEHYLKGNNPVDFDLLYWNSDGTNLSAPTSNFMLREFYLNNKLVQDKGVKVGGVWIDLSKITIPTYFISAKEDHIALWEGTYKGTLKVGGKPTFILGESGHIAGIVNHPDKHKYGYWINDELTEDPHEWLSKASRSEGSWWTHWNQWLTQFNPAEKIAPYSQGSEQNPVITAAPGDYVKIVLPVDQSEA from the coding sequence ATGTATCAAAACTTCTTTTCGGACTATCTTGTAAAACTTCAAGAAGCCAATGTGCATTGGTGGAGAAACTTCGAAGCGAACAAGGAAGTCCTCAGCTCACCAGTGAATAAAGCGCTGCGTGATGTGAATTTCGATGATACAACGAAACTGTTAGAACAAGCAGCGAATCAACCCCAAGCAATGCTCAAACTGCAAACCCAATGGTGGGAAAAACAGTTAGACATCTGGCAAAACGTCTTTCTCAATCCAACTCAAAAAGGTATGGTTGAAGCAGAAAAAGGCGACAAACGTTTTTCAGACGAAGCTTGGAATGCTGATGTTGTGTCTAGCTTTATTAAACAATCTTATCTGCTGTTTAGTAAGACTTATCTCGACACTATTGAATCAATTGACGGTCTTGATGACAAAACGAAAGAACGTTTGATGTTCTTTTCTCGTCAAACCATTAATGCCCTTTCTCCATCGAACTTCATCGCCACTAACCCTGAACTACGTAAGCTCACCATTGAACAAAATGGTGCCAACTTGCTCGCTGGGCTAGAACAGCTTAAAGAAGATGTGGAATCCAGTGCTGAAATCCTAAAAATTCGTATGACGAACAAAAAGGCTTTCCGTGTTGGTGAAGACATCGCAACCACGGCGGGTGATGTGGTATTTCGTAATGAATTGTTTGAACTGATTCAGTACAAACCTTTGACTGAAAAAGTCAATGCAACACCATTATTGATTGTTCCCCCTTACATCAATAAATTCTATATCCTTGATTTGAGAGCCAAAAACTCAATGGTGAAATGGCTTCTTGAACAAGGACACAGTGTTTTCATGATGTCTTGGCGCAACCCGGGTTATGCTCAACGCAATGTTGAGTTCGGTGATTACATCACTGAAGGTGTTGTAAAAGCGATTAGCGCAATTGAAGACATCACTGGTCAAGAAGAGATCAATGCAGCGGGCTATTGCATTGGTGGTACTGTACTTGCTTGTACTGTGGCCTATTTCGCTGCTAAACGCATGAAAAAACGCATCAAATCAGCAACGTTCTTCACGACATTATTGGACTTTGCTCAACCTGGTGATATTGGTGTTTACATCAATGATCCGATCATCAGTGCAGTTGAAATCCAAAACAATATGCGTGGTTATATGGACGGCAGGATGATGAACGTTACCTTCAGTCTGTTGCGTGAAAATTCCTTGTACTGGAACTACTACGTTGAACACTACCTGAAAGGTAACAACCCTGTTGATTTCGATCTGCTCTACTGGAACAGTGACGGAACTAACCTAAGCGCGCCAACCAGTAACTTTATGTTACGTGAGTTCTACTTGAACAATAAATTGGTTCAAGACAAAGGCGTGAAAGTCGGTGGTGTATGGATTGATTTGAGTAAAATCACCATCCCTACTTACTTCATATCAGCAAAAGAAGACCACATTGCACTTTGGGAAGGCACCTATAAAGGAACACTTAAAGTAGGTGGTAAACCAACCTTTATCCTAGGCGAGTCAGGTCATATTGCAGGTATTGTTAACCATCCAGACAAACATAAATATGGTTACTGGATAAATGATGAATTAACTGAAGATCCCCATGAATGGCTATCCAAAGCGTCACGCAGTGAAGGCTCTTGGTGGACACACTGGAATCAATGGTTAACTCAATTTAATCCAGCAGAAAAAATTGCTCCATATTCACAAGGGTCTGAGCAAAACCCTGTCATCACCGCCGCACCTGGTGACTATGTGAAAATTGTGCTTCCAGTCGATCAGTCAGAAGCATAA
- a CDS encoding SDR family oxidoreductase, which produces MKKVALITGATGGIGSAITKKLINDGYKVVATYIQQMYDHSVEWVKENGFSDDQIRLLELDVTKGDECQEKLTKLLAEEGGIEVLVNTAGITRDAVFKKMTADDWHAVIDTNLNSVFNVTHPIFPAMLEQGHGRIVNITSVNGIKGQFGQTNYSAAKAGMIGFTKALALEGAKAGVTVNAVAPGYTATPMVAKMREEVLESIKAQIPMRRLATPEDIANAVAYLVSDSGSYITGETLSVNGGLYMH; this is translated from the coding sequence ATGAAAAAGGTCGCTTTGATTACAGGGGCAACTGGCGGAATTGGATCTGCCATTACAAAAAAATTGATCAATGACGGTTACAAAGTTGTTGCTACATATATCCAGCAAATGTACGACCACTCTGTCGAATGGGTAAAAGAAAACGGTTTTTCCGACGATCAGATTCGTCTACTTGAACTTGATGTTACCAAGGGTGACGAATGTCAGGAAAAACTCACCAAACTTCTTGCTGAAGAGGGTGGCATTGAAGTGTTAGTCAACACGGCGGGTATCACCCGTGATGCGGTATTTAAAAAAATGACCGCTGATGATTGGCATGCTGTTATTGATACCAACTTGAATAGCGTATTTAACGTTACTCACCCTATTTTCCCAGCCATGCTTGAACAAGGTCATGGTCGTATCGTCAACATTACCTCTGTAAACGGCATCAAAGGTCAATTTGGTCAAACTAACTACTCTGCAGCCAAAGCAGGGATGATTGGTTTCACCAAGGCTCTAGCTCTAGAAGGTGCAAAAGCAGGCGTAACTGTGAACGCAGTGGCACCTGGATACACGGCAACTCCAATGGTTGCCAAAATGCGTGAAGAGGTTCTTGAGTCAATCAAAGCTCAAATTCCAATGAGACGCCTTGCTACTCCTGAAGACATTGCAAACGCAGTTGCTTACTTGGTTAGTGATTCTGGTTCATACATCACTGGTGAAACCTTGTCGGTTAACGGCGGCTTATACATGCACTAG
- a CDS encoding sulfite exporter TauE/SafE family protein: MDYLSSSTLLSVLLIFIGSFVQTAIGFGLAVVAAPLLFTLSPDYVPAPVTLSALVLSILNALKLRSSISIGGLKMALLGRVPGSMAGGVLLTWVSVKVLELWLGLLVLLAVLVSLLPFRLEPTPRRMAIAGFFSGFFGTSSAIGGPPMALLLQHQEANNLRGNLAAFFVFSSIMSLIVQGVAGFFTWHHIVISLPLMPAVLLGYFLAIKFTQKWPKETIRRYALFLCFLSGFTALVKGLM, translated from the coding sequence ATGGATTATCTCAGTAGTTCCACTTTGCTCTCTGTGCTGCTCATTTTTATCGGCTCGTTTGTTCAAACGGCCATTGGGTTTGGTCTTGCGGTGGTTGCTGCACCATTGTTGTTTACGTTATCACCGGACTACGTGCCTGCCCCCGTCACATTAAGCGCTTTGGTGTTATCGATCTTAAATGCGCTTAAGCTGCGCAGCAGTATATCGATTGGTGGACTCAAGATGGCACTTCTGGGCCGCGTTCCTGGCTCTATGGCGGGTGGGGTGCTACTCACTTGGGTCTCGGTAAAGGTGTTAGAACTGTGGTTGGGTTTATTGGTATTGCTTGCAGTGTTAGTGAGCTTATTACCTTTTCGTCTTGAACCGACACCTCGACGTATGGCGATTGCGGGGTTCTTTTCCGGCTTTTTCGGTACCAGCAGCGCGATTGGTGGGCCACCGATGGCGCTGTTACTGCAACATCAAGAGGCGAATAACTTGCGCGGCAATTTAGCGGCTTTCTTTGTGTTCAGTTCGATCATGTCATTGATAGTGCAGGGAGTTGCTGGCTTTTTCACTTGGCATCATATTGTGATCTCTTTGCCTTTGATGCCTGCGGTACTGCTCGGCTATTTCTTGGCAATCAAGTTCACGCAAAAGTGGCCTAAAGAAACCATTCGCCGTTATGCGTTGTTTCTGTGCTTTCTAAGTGGGTTTACGGCTTTAGTTAAAGGATTGATGTAG
- a CDS encoding acetyl-CoA C-acetyltransferase → MEKVFIVAAKRTALGSFGGSLKDVPAGELGAVAIKAAVEAAGIDVNHIDEVIMGNVVGAGQGMNVGRQASIKAGIPFSVPAYSINMVCGSGMKAVMDGMSHIRSGDAKVIVAGGVEVMSAIPYAISGSIRNGHKMGHTQMTDLMINDGLTDVFNQYHMGVTAENVAKEVGISREEQDQFAAASQNKAVAAVESGRFKDEIVPVEIKVRRETVLFDTDEYPKANTTSETLARLRPAFDKEGTVTAGNASGINDGASVVILASEQAVKDYHLTPLVEVVAYAQAGVDPKVMGLGPVGAVTKALEKAQLKITDIDLFELNEAFAAQALGVVKQLAQIHKVQPGAILDKANVNGGAIALGHPLGASGNRILVSLIYEMQKRSDQYGVASLCVGGGMGTAVVVKAIKS, encoded by the coding sequence ATGGAAAAAGTATTTATTGTCGCAGCTAAACGTACTGCCCTAGGTTCTTTTGGTGGCTCACTAAAAGATGTGCCTGCTGGTGAATTGGGTGCAGTCGCGATCAAAGCTGCAGTAGAAGCTGCTGGAATCGACGTTAATCATATTGATGAAGTCATTATGGGTAACGTTGTTGGTGCAGGCCAAGGTATGAACGTTGGTCGTCAAGCTTCGATTAAAGCTGGTATTCCATTTTCAGTCCCAGCCTACAGCATCAATATGGTCTGTGGCAGTGGTATGAAAGCTGTGATGGATGGTATGTCTCACATCCGCAGTGGTGATGCAAAGGTTATTGTCGCTGGCGGTGTTGAAGTGATGTCTGCTATTCCTTATGCCATTTCAGGAAGTATTCGTAACGGTCATAAGATGGGTCATACCCAAATGACTGATTTGATGATTAATGATGGTCTTACCGATGTGTTTAACCAATATCACATGGGCGTGACCGCAGAGAATGTAGCGAAAGAAGTCGGTATTTCTCGCGAAGAACAAGATCAGTTTGCTGCTGCAAGTCAAAACAAAGCAGTAGCCGCAGTTGAATCTGGACGTTTTAAAGATGAAATCGTCCCAGTAGAAATCAAAGTGCGTCGTGAAACTGTCTTGTTTGATACAGACGAATACCCAAAAGCCAATACCACTTCCGAAACATTGGCTCGTCTTCGTCCTGCATTCGATAAAGAAGGTACAGTTACCGCTGGTAATGCTTCAGGAATCAACGATGGCGCTAGCGTCGTCATCCTGGCTTCTGAACAAGCCGTTAAAGATTACCACTTAACTCCTCTGGTTGAGGTGGTTGCCTATGCTCAGGCGGGTGTTGACCCTAAAGTAATGGGGTTAGGTCCCGTTGGTGCAGTCACCAAAGCACTAGAAAAAGCTCAATTGAAGATTACAGATATTGATCTGTTCGAACTCAACGAAGCTTTTGCTGCTCAGGCGTTAGGTGTGGTGAAACAGCTCGCACAGATCCACAAAGTTCAACCTGGTGCCATCTTAGACAAAGCCAATGTCAACGGTGGTGCTATTGCTCTAGGTCACCCACTTGGGGCTTCCGGTAACCGTATTTTGGTGAGTTTGATTTATGAGATGCAAAAGCGCTCAGATCAATATGGTGTGGCTTCGCTCTGTGTCGGAGGAGGAATGGGCACAGCAGTAGTAGTCAAAGCAATTAAAAGTTAA
- a CDS encoding phasin family protein, whose amino-acid sequence MYTEFFKTFTDQAEKGFEPFVKFNKLMAKNVETLTEMQLNAIKTYSEMGLSQVKAASEIKDVTSLTKFNSEQLAVFSELSKQLIEDSNKIQAIAKEFKDDFDKLTTENIKTVTPATK is encoded by the coding sequence ATGTACACCGAATTTTTTAAAACTTTTACTGATCAAGCAGAAAAAGGCTTCGAACCATTTGTTAAATTCAACAAATTGATGGCTAAAAACGTTGAAACTCTTACTGAGATGCAACTAAACGCTATCAAAACTTATAGCGAAATGGGCCTAAGCCAAGTGAAAGCAGCCAGCGAAATCAAAGACGTTACTTCTCTGACTAAATTCAACAGCGAACAACTTGCTGTGTTCTCTGAACTGTCAAAACAGTTGATCGAAGACAGCAACAAGATCCAAGCTATCGCTAAAGAGTTCAAAGACGATTTTGATAAACTAACTACTGAAAATATCAAAACAGTAACTCCTGCTACTAAATAA